In the Vanacampus margaritifer isolate UIUO_Vmar chromosome 9, RoL_Vmar_1.0, whole genome shotgun sequence genome, aaaataaaataaaatgccttGTTTTAGTTGGGTATGATTAACATCATGGATGGACCAAAGGATTAAAATACTAATAATGGGGGATCCCAAAGAACTCAGATTTTTATTCTGAATTTAAAGTAAACAATTTTGAGACAAAACAATTGTCTTGGGCTTATCCTACTGGAAATATTTAGAGACGAACAATTTGACAATTCCAATTTTGACATCTTTGACTCGATGTCAAACATCACATAAACATCAATCATTACATTACTTTCGCCAAAATCTAAAAACATAATTAGAATTTATAAAATTCTGACGTGTTAAAATCATACCACCacaattttgtcaattttttttgaatcAATTCTTGTAATATTCATGCTTTAGTCTACAAATTATTCTGGATTTGGAAAATTCTTACAGAACTGAGTATCAAGAATCAGAgacgggttaaaaaaaatggagattctattacagaatttaaaaaaactgtcatCGGTGTGAGCACAAAGACGACGCTGTGCGCTGGTCCTCATGAGAAATGTGGTCTTTCTaaaacattaccgcttttgtccatatggtgccgccataatcaacgaaaaCTGAAAGCTCCTTGATGTTGCTTTAATTTTGTTTACGAATCAATTCACCTGCAGTACAAGCTATCGCCATCAGAATGGTGGTTACGTTTTCCCGGTtgacaaaaatgcacaaatttGATCTTCTGTACATGCGCGTTAAAAATACATAGCTAGGCTAGTGTTCAAACTGCTAATTGTTGTGCGGCAAGGtagtttatatttaaaaaaaaagctgtgcgTTTAGATTAATTCACTCATTCCCATCTCACtcatatagcattttttcatatatatatatatatatatatatatatatatatatatatatatatatatatatatatacacacacacacacacacacatacatatatatatatacacgcacacatatatttacaaacatatatacatagagAGGACCTAGATAAGCATTTGTAGAGGAACTATCTAGCGACGAGGTAGTAAGAATTGAAATAATAATTCCGAACCCAGTCGCCACCATTTCCAATGCCCTTTTCACTAGATAGGCATTTTTATACAATAGACTACAACGTTGactcatcaaattcaaatacCCGACAGCCAAGGTCgtttctgtaaacaaaatgtaaataccGACCTCGGGGTATTttgttgaagggaaaaaaaaatcaagagcaTCGTCATGTAGCGTGTTTAACACCATCAGTGCTCACATCTCGGCcgggataaaaaacaaaacagcagcaacatTTTAAACATGTGCAGCATCAAGGGATGTCGATAcgcaaaatgtgaaaatggtaGGTTTGAGGTGGGTGGGGGTGCACGACACACATCTCACTGCATTACACATCAACAACTATTAATCCCGCCTTCCTTCATGCTTAACCAAGCATTATTATAACTACCGTGCAATGCTAATGGGTTTCCTTAGAGGATTGCATGTCAACATTGAAACTAGCTTATGATGCCAACTAACACATTCCCGCACTTTTCCCTCAAGAGTTAATGTAGCAGGTAGTAAAATGTTAAAGGTTTACTGGCAGGTTAGCCACCAGGAGTGAATGAAAGCTAGGTAGAACATGTATCATAGATTGGAACGAGCTTACAGTGCTAACTGACGCCTGTCCTTTCCACCTGAAAGGGGTTAATTAGAAATCCCTAAATAGGAGTGATTATGAAGCAGGAAGGAGTGAATGATTGCAAATACTAATACTCCATAATCACTATAGGGGCTTTTATGTAGTGGACAAtatagcaaaatggccacctcacTATGCAGTGGCTAGGGAGTGTTTCCCAACACAGCCTCACTGAACACAAGTGGGCTCATTTACCCTTCGGCAGCCATGTTTGTAGTTTTACTTCTAGAAGTTGTACTACAAGCTGAAGCTGCGGTGGTGCTGCTTTGAGAACTCCTGTTGGCGCTGGCGGGCACTAACGTGGCTCAGCTTGTCCCGCCGCTCTACCGCCCGGTTCTGGTCCCTTTCGCTCTCCTCGCCCGTCACGCTGCCGACGTCGCTAAGGTCGCCCAGGTGCTCCACCGAGTCGTACTTCTCCAGGTCCGAGGCGATGGTCTGCAGGCTGAAGACGGACAGAGAGTCCGAGCCGGCCCGCTCGCGCTCCTTGTCCGGGTCCGGGCCGGCGCCCCCGCAGGCTCTGCCCTCCTTGTAGGCGTCCGACTCGGCCCCCACGGGTGGGCTGCGCCCGCCGGGCACAGGAGTGTCGCGGCCCCTCTGAGCGTGGATTTGCTCGCTGATCTGCTCCAGGTTCCTCAGAGCGATGGAGTAGCGAGTCTTCACTTTGGACACGTGCTGCTCCAGCTGGACTACTTTGGTCTTGTGCTcctgggacacacacacacacacatataaagaGGATAAACATACTtatgacaaacacaaaataaactgatgttttttaagacttttgaaAGATTGCTCAAagatattctaatgccaataaAGTTTTTAGATTCACTGCTCCTTAGAGCAAAAGTCTGATTCACCTCGAGGATGTGGTTGAAATGTGCCTTGAGCTCAAAGTAAGGCTTCGACTTAAGGATGGCTCTCCTCAGTGACTTCTGAAGTGTCTGCACACGAGCCTCAGCCTCTTGACAGGCGTGAGTGACACGCATGTGCTCGCGCTCGCTGCGGAGACGCTCCTCCTCAGCCTCGTTcacctgcaacacacacacacacacacacacacacacacacacacgaggccATCAGAAAGGCACACAAAATTCTCCTAGCAACTTGTGTGCGCTGTCACCTTGGAGGTTGCGTGGTTGAGCATCTCCTGCCAGGTTGGGTCCAGGGTGTTCTTTCCGTCCGCCATGAGGCCCTGCTCCGCCACGTACACCATCTCCCTGGCCGCCGTGTGCATGGAAACGGCGCGCTCGTAGCTCAGTGCCGCCTTCTGGGTCTCCTGCTGAGCCTGCACAGAGACCGCCGCACAAATATTGTTATGCCCGAACCCGACACACGGGGACCACCACATCCACATGATCAAACATGACATATTCCGATTGGTTAATTCGCAATGCTTGTAAATAGGCACTAGATGTGATACTTTTGAATGGCATAATGTAAGGTATAATGTGGTAGTTACATGTTATTTAGAGTCTTAGTTTGATCACTACAGAAAATTTAGTTTGACCTGCATCTTAGCTGAGTAGACAACAGAACACACGTCTGAGCCGTTACACAACAAATACACAAGCGGACTGACTAATAGTATAGATtttgtgcagatttttttttttttatatgcaactcctaacaatatatatatatatatttttttagaaaactttttttttttttcattgtgccaACCTCCTTGGCCAGCCTCCGGGCCTCGTAGTAGGGCCTGGCCTTCTCGATGCAGCCGCCCAGTTGGGTGCTGTGAGCGTTGAGCTTGCGAGCAGACTCTGTGAGAATCTTGCGGTATCCCGTCCGGGCATCCTGGATGGCAGAAGAAGCATCAGACACAGAAGATTAGATTCTTCTGAAGTGGAGCCCATGATTGGATTTTGCACTGGAGTGCGACGGGAAGCACTCCAGCATGTCCAAACTATTAGCATCCAACGCAAAGCTCTCCGGTTTCACTGCTGCAATAAATGGAATGAGCATATTGATTAGCGCCGTCTGGGAAGATGGAGCGAGTGTTTTAGCAGCAGGATTGCACGGAAATTTAATTCAAAAAAAGGAACTCAAGACTCAAACATTGTTGTCAACTTACATCTAATTCCAGCTCTAGCCTGTTTATTTCTGCGCTGGCTTCGTTTAGGTGCTCCAACTCCTCCTGGGGAGGGGAAGACAATCAAAATAATATGAAGATTTTCTGTCAAGCCTGAAACcatacattttttcaaaaaataaatcattatcttcaaaaaaatgtgacagtTGTAAAATTGTGAGTCATATTTTTAAGGCAAAGTTGTATataattttgacaaaaatatcttACATAAAtgaattagtattttttttcaagaaaagtattatgtttttagaaaacaaggtattattttattactatatttattaatttatgtgtATTTCTTTCTGGATAATGTAGTATCTCTATTCTGGGagatgaaaaaaagatgtaGATTTTCAAAAGAACAAAGCATAAATTGTCTATATCTAGTCTTATTTCTTCAGATACTTTTCATTCTTTTAagggaatatatattttttgttaatatgttttattcttttctagaaaaaaaagtgattatttgaaaaaaagttgtatattttggAAAAGTAAGtcaaaatgttacaataaaatGGTATTCTTTCCAGATAAATAGTTGTATTATGGCAACAATTGATCATATTCTAAAAgggttttatttctttttattttaaatttaaccagAAAGATAATAAAAAGCCTACAACGACAAATTTGGTATTTGTcctcaaaactgagcattatcatTGCAAATAAGGAATATTTGTATAGGAAAGTTATTTAAGTGTACTACAAACGGTTGAGGTATGAAAAACTCTTGGGTTTAGAAGTACAGATACGAGTACTTACACTCGCGCGATTCGCGGCTAAATAGTGCTCAGAGGCAAgttgccggttacggcaaaacATCAACTTCGTGTACTTACACAAAAAGTACGAAGGTGGTCCGTGTTGTGTGTACCTGTATTCGAGGATCCAATTCGTCGTCGTAGGGGCTGTGGAGCTGCTCGCCCACTTTAGTCGCTTTATCACCGCCGACGTCATGGCAGCAGGTGTCCCTCGGTGACATATCGGTGGCTGCAGCCGCCGGCTCACTTGGGGAGGCTTTTCCCTCGTCCTCCCCGCCGGGCCGAACCTCCCAGCAGTCCCCGGCGTCGGACTCTCCGGAACCGGCGGGGCTCTCCCGCAAGTCGCCTGGCTCCATGCCAGGCTAGGCGTTTTCTATAACAAATGCCGAAAGGGCTGACGCGGTAACTGTTAAGTCATACGCCGGATACACTTTCAATTGGTTTATTGTGGTAAAGTGTGCGTAAATGAGCAAATGCGTCGAGTTGTGGTGGATGCTAGCTGGCTCGCGACCTGCCATATCAAATCACACTGAGTCACTTAGCAACTGGAGCTAAGCTAGCCCTCACACTGACGCGCTATAAGTAGGACTGGAACGTCACTAACAAGTTATTGCCCTTCTTTGTGGCGCAAATGACACGGCGTTCCGGCATTACGAGGTCGTTCACTGTGCCCGCTATGTCTTTTTTCCCTAAAGCGCTTCATTATTGAGTTTGTTCGAGGTAGCTAACGAGCTAGCAGGCGGGAGCGGTGTGTTACATCGTCACTAAAGTGGAGCGAATGAAGGTGCATCAGAGCAGTAGTATTGAAAACAGGTCAAGTTTGGGCTGACATGGCTTCCGTAACAACACGGAAGTAAACGACAGAAGCGTACTGTCTAAATTATGTCGTCATGTATTCGTATATCGTTTTCtcgtgttcctttttttttttttttaatgcccgaATGTAATCGTTTCATTCCCCACAGCACCCTGAGAATGAAGTGAAACAGAAGTCgtgttaagaaaataataagTAAGGGCCAACGCCGCATCCATAGACACATGAAAGTAGCGATAAGTAGTGTTTATTTCAATGAAAATTGCCCcctaaatatatttgtatatgacTTGTTCCATTCATTTTCGCCAGCCCCTACATGGTCAAGAACGTAAAGAGAAGCAATCATCAGTTGTACCAGCCGGCGAATCACTAATTTCGGCCACCACGTCTTCTGTAGATCATGAAGCCAAATACTAATCAGGAAAAAATGCTTCATTCAATCATTATCATTCAAAAACCAAAACTAAGTACTCGAGTTTTGGTTttctttattacaaaatgccCAACACAGAACTGTTCTGGTAACATGGAATACTGAATATGGACATCAGCAAAATTGAGATTGTCATAGCAGAACCACCAAATTAACATcagtaaaagaaaagaaaatcaccAACACCGTAGAAAGTCTTCATAGTCGTACCAGACATAAATAAGACCATGAGAGGTTTGCAAATTAAACCATTTAAAATGGCACTGTCtgaaaatttatatataaaaaaaacctaatcAAATTGCAGCAGAGCAAAGGTAACATTTTATTACAAGATTACCTGAGTTAGATTGGCTTGAAGCCATAAGGGCGAGACCAGTGACGAGACAAGTGATTCCCAACTAGTGTGACACAGGAATTTACACTTAAacccaaaaatgatttatttggaaCAAATTATGTCTTTGTTGAACTATCTAAGCCCGCTCATACCGAGTAGTGAAAACATCAATAATGATGTCATCTACTAACAGATTCACACAGTATCAGCCAAATGAGGAACAATTGAACCTCAAAAATCAagtcttgtttattttatttattgtgttttacgTTATGTTCAATCTTATGTACAGCATTTTGGGACGGcaacatttactttttaaagtgcgctataaataaagttgagaaaCCTGTGTATACacttttgtgccattttttggggggtgatgtaccatgtgattattttttttcctaatgtcaACCATGAATTGGctccaaaaaaaagttggcaaacATGAactaaacagtaaaaaaaaacaactacaaattAGTTTTTCTTAAGCTATCCTCCATTATTCacttgaaaatgca is a window encoding:
- the sh3bp5la gene encoding SH3-binding domain protein 5-like, a, yielding MEPGDLRESPAGSGESDAGDCWEVRPGGEDEGKASPSEPAAAATDMSPRDTCCHDVGGDKATKVGEQLHSPYDDELDPRIQEELEHLNEASAEINRLELELDDARTGYRKILTESARKLNAHSTQLGGCIEKARPYYEARRLAKEAQQETQKAALSYERAVSMHTAAREMVYVAEQGLMADGKNTLDPTWQEMLNHATSKVNEAEEERLRSEREHMRVTHACQEAEARVQTLQKSLRRAILKSKPYFELKAHFNHILEEHKTKVVQLEQHVSKVKTRYSIALRNLEQISEQIHAQRGRDTPVPGGRSPPVGAESDAYKEGRACGGAGPDPDKERERAGSDSLSVFSLQTIASDLEKYDSVEHLGDLSDVGSVTGEESERDQNRAVERRDKLSHVSARQRQQEFSKQHHRSFSL